The Apodemus sylvaticus chromosome 5, mApoSyl1.1, whole genome shotgun sequence genome has a segment encoding these proteins:
- the LOC127684426 gene encoding olfactory receptor 4A5-like, which yields MGQNNSVSEFILLGLTRDPVGQKALFVVFLLIYIGTMVGNLLIVWTVIASPSLDSPMYFFLAYLSLIDALYSSTILPKLLKDLLCDKITISLTACLVQLFIEHLFGGVEIFLLVFMAYDRYVAICKPLYYLTIMNQRVCILLVVVSWVGAFAHALIQVISVYKLPFCGPNIIDHFTCDMYPLLGLACTDTSFLGLTVVGNNGAMSVVVFILLLVSYGIILNSLKTHSQEGRRKALSTCSSHIMVVVLFFVPCIFMYVRPVSNFPFDKFITVFYTVFTPMLNPLIYTLRNLEIKKSMEKLWGKIFISHRVRFS from the coding sequence ATGGGACAGAATAACAGTGTGTCAGAGTTTATACTCTTGGGACTCACTCGGGATCCTGTTGGGCAAAAAGCACTATTTGTGGTGTTTTTACTCATCTATATTGGGACGATGGTGGGCAACCTGCTCATTGTGTGGACGGTGATTGCCAGCCCCTCTCTTGACTCCCCAATGTATTTTTTCCTTGCCTATCTGTCCCTCATAGATGCCCTTTATTCCAGTACCATTTTGCCCAAGTTACTTAAAGACCTGCTCTGTGATAAAATCACCATTTCCCTCACAGCTTGCTTGGTCCAATTGTTTATAGAGCACTTATTTGGTGGTGTTGAGATCTTCCTTCTGGTTTTTATGGCatatgatcgctatgtggccatttgTAAGCCACTGTATTATTTGACCATCATGAATCAACGAGTTTGTATCCTTCTGGTGGTGGTGTCTTGGGTTGGAGCATTTGCTCATGCACTCATTCAAGTTATCTCAGTGTATAAACTACCCTTCTGTGGCCCTAATATCATTGACCACTTTACTTGTGACATGTACCCCTTATTAGGACTTGCATGCACTGACACCTCCTTCCTTGGACTCACTGTAGTTGGCAATAATGGAGCAATGTCTGTAGTGGTCTTTATCCTCCTCCTTGTCTCCTATGGAATCATTCTAAACTCTCTTAAGACTCACAGTCAGGAAGGGAGGCGCAAAGCCCTGTCCACCTGCAGCTCCCACATCATGGTTGTTGTCCTATTTTTTGTTCCTTGCATTTTCATGTATGTTAGACCTGTCTCCAACTTTCCTTTTGACAAATTCATTACTGTGTTTTATACAGTGTTTACTCCTATGTTGAATCCTTTGATATATACTTTGAGAAATTTAGAGATTAAAAAATCTATGGAAAAGCTCTGgggtaaaatatttatttcacatagggtaagattttct